In one Nocardia tengchongensis genomic region, the following are encoded:
- a CDS encoding family 20 glycosylhydrolase produces MTGNVKRRLVIAAAALTTAMLTAAPVEAQPVADGYPWRQLMVDTGREYFPIDWLEARVRELSALGMNTLHLHLSDNQGFRLRSDTHPEVNSAQTYSKDEIRALVTYADSYGITVVPEIDMPSHMGQILTNHPELQLVPAHTTPLEAQQDSLLGGPATKIDLSNPAAYRLMGDLLREFLPLFPGPYWHLGADEYVSDFGRYPQLSPYAVRDYITWASGILGASGKTPIVWNDGLNWPGPLGLDPSVIVDYWSAGTAPWIRTGRAPAELAANGNRLVNAGFTPTYFVTGGPAAGLDTPPALLEFWNPRIFVDLSTLPESSRPQLIGSGIFVWCDDPTAMTPDEISAPLSERLAIMAGKLRTR; encoded by the coding sequence ATGACGGGAAACGTGAAGCGCCGGTTGGTCATCGCCGCCGCCGCACTCACCACCGCGATGCTCACCGCTGCACCGGTCGAGGCGCAGCCAGTGGCGGACGGGTACCCGTGGCGTCAGCTCATGGTCGATACCGGCCGCGAGTACTTTCCGATCGACTGGCTCGAGGCGCGGGTGCGGGAGCTGTCGGCCCTGGGGATGAACACGCTGCATCTGCATCTGTCCGACAACCAGGGGTTCCGGCTGCGCAGCGACACCCATCCGGAGGTGAACTCGGCGCAGACCTATTCCAAGGACGAGATCCGCGCGCTGGTCACCTACGCGGACAGCTACGGCATCACGGTCGTGCCGGAGATCGACATGCCCAGCCATATGGGTCAGATCCTCACGAACCATCCCGAACTCCAGCTCGTGCCGGCGCACACCACACCGCTGGAGGCGCAACAGGATTCGCTGCTCGGCGGACCGGCCACCAAGATCGACCTGTCCAACCCGGCGGCCTACCGGCTCATGGGCGATCTGCTGCGCGAGTTCCTGCCGCTGTTCCCCGGCCCGTACTGGCACCTCGGCGCGGATGAATATGTCAGCGATTTCGGCCGCTACCCGCAGTTGAGCCCGTACGCGGTACGCGACTACATCACGTGGGCTTCGGGCATTCTGGGCGCGTCGGGCAAGACCCCGATCGTCTGGAACGACGGCCTGAACTGGCCCGGCCCGCTCGGCCTCGACCCGTCGGTCATCGTGGACTACTGGTCCGCCGGCACCGCGCCGTGGATCCGCACCGGACGCGCGCCCGCCGAGCTCGCCGCCAATGGAAACCGCTTGGTCAATGCCGGTTTCACGCCCACCTACTTCGTCACCGGCGGACCGGCCGCCGGCCTCGACACCCCACCGGCTCTGCTCGAGTTCTGGAATCCGCGCATCTTCGTCGACCTCAGCACACTGCCCGAATCCAGTCGGCCCCAATTGATCGGCTCAGGCATCTTCGTGTGGTGTGACGACCCGACGGCCATGACCCCGGACGAGATCTCGGCTCCCCTCTCGGAGCGACTGGCCATCATGGCCGGCAAGCTCCGCACGCGGTAG
- a CDS encoding MFS transporter has protein sequence MHTTVEGLDSRRKTIILVTCCLSLLISSMDATIVNVAIPTIRDDLGAPLSRLQWIVDVYTLTLASLLMLSGAAADRFGRKRVFRIGLLTFAAGSLLCSISPSIEILIGARFVQAVGGSMLNPVAMSIITTTFTGRVERARAVGVWGAVVGISTALGPMVGGVLIDSLGWQSVFWINLPIVAVAFALTTIFVPESKSANPRGMDPIGQLLAIAALFTLVFGLIEGKPAVFLVAAAALAGFLWHESRHRSPFIDLRFFRSFPFSSATLIAVCSFAALGAFLFSMSMYLQGARHFSAVHTGLLYLPMALGMLVFSPLSGRLVGRYGTRPSLLASGSLMAVSAVLLTLLRADTPIWQLVITFALFGIGFGMVNAPITTTAVSGMPLDRAGAAAAVASTSRQVGVSLGVALCGALTGAGLWWTISGFAVAVIGLGVAATTDWAYRSRDRVAPLLEQKVPVHAG, from the coding sequence GTGCATACAACCGTTGAGGGGCTGGACTCGCGCCGGAAGACGATCATCCTGGTCACCTGCTGCCTGAGCCTGCTGATCTCGTCCATGGACGCGACCATCGTGAACGTCGCCATCCCGACCATCCGTGACGATCTGGGCGCGCCGCTGTCGCGGCTGCAATGGATCGTCGACGTCTACACGCTGACCCTCGCCAGCCTGCTCATGCTCTCGGGCGCGGCCGCCGACCGCTTCGGGCGCAAGCGGGTGTTCCGGATCGGGCTGCTCACCTTCGCCGCCGGGTCACTGCTGTGCAGCATCTCGCCGAGCATCGAGATCCTCATCGGCGCGCGGTTCGTGCAGGCCGTCGGCGGCTCCATGCTGAATCCCGTTGCCATGTCCATCATTACGACCACCTTCACCGGCCGGGTGGAGCGGGCGCGCGCGGTCGGGGTGTGGGGTGCGGTGGTCGGCATCTCGACGGCCTTGGGGCCCATGGTCGGCGGCGTACTCATCGACAGTCTGGGCTGGCAATCGGTGTTCTGGATCAACCTGCCCATCGTCGCGGTGGCGTTCGCGCTGACCACCATCTTCGTGCCGGAATCGAAGTCGGCCAATCCGCGCGGCATGGATCCGATCGGGCAGCTACTGGCCATCGCGGCGCTGTTCACGCTGGTGTTCGGGCTGATCGAAGGCAAGCCCGCGGTGTTCCTCGTCGCGGCGGCGGCGCTGGCCGGATTCCTGTGGCACGAGTCGCGGCACCGGTCGCCGTTCATCGACCTGCGCTTCTTCCGCAGCTTCCCGTTCTCCTCGGCCACCCTGATCGCGGTCTGCTCGTTCGCGGCGCTCGGGGCGTTCCTGTTCAGCATGTCGATGTATCTGCAAGGCGCCCGGCACTTCTCGGCCGTGCACACCGGACTGCTGTATCTGCCGATGGCGCTGGGCATGCTGGTCTTCTCGCCGCTGTCGGGACGACTGGTGGGCCGCTACGGCACCCGCCCGTCGCTGCTGGCCTCCGGCTCCTTGATGGCCGTGTCCGCGGTCCTGCTCACCCTGCTGCGCGCCGACACCCCGATCTGGCAGTTGGTCATCACCTTCGCGCTGTTCGGCATCGGCTTCGGCATGGTCAACGCGCCCATCACCACCACCGCGGTCAGCGGCATGCCGCTGGATCGGGCGGGCGCGGCCGCGGCGGTCGCCTCCACCAGCCGGCAGGTCGGGGTGAGCCTGGGTGTGGCACTGTGTGGTGCGCTCACCGGTGCCGGATTGTGGTGGACCATCAGTGGATTCGCCGTGGCCGTCATCGGGCTCGGAGTCGCCGCCACTACCGACTGGGCGTACCGCTCGCGAGACCGGGTCGCGCCCCTGCTGGAACAGAAGGTCCCCGTTCATGCCGGATGA
- a CDS encoding MarR family winged helix-turn-helix transcriptional regulator, translating to MPDDTPTTDQVWRQLTHLVMDTRDGWKRAVVERTGMPFSRIRILRRLLPGPLTAKELARAATMDAPATTVVVNDLEERGLVTREIDPANRRTKLISLTAAGRETVADALATPDPAPAELADLTPADLRTLHQILRKLEH from the coding sequence ATGCCGGATGACACGCCCACCACCGACCAGGTCTGGCGGCAGCTCACCCACCTGGTGATGGACACCCGCGACGGCTGGAAACGCGCGGTGGTCGAGCGAACCGGCATGCCGTTCAGCCGGATTCGCATCCTGCGCCGGCTGCTGCCCGGCCCGCTCACCGCCAAGGAGCTGGCCCGGGCGGCCACCATGGACGCGCCCGCCACCACGGTCGTGGTCAACGACCTGGAGGAACGCGGGCTGGTGACCCGCGAGATCGATCCGGCCAACCGGCGCACCAAGCTGATCTCGCTCACCGCGGCGGGCCGCGAGACGGTGGCCGACGCCCTCGCCACACCCGACCCCGCGCCCGCGGAATTGGCCGATCTGACCCCGGCCGACCTGCGCACTCTCCACCAGATCCTGCGCAAACTCGAACACTGA
- a CDS encoding N-acetylmuramoyl-L-alanine amidase — MRHRHWKSMTALCGVLLLAGCMQSKAAAPVSESLARPALDRPASDSPAIPLFPIAGRTVVIDPGHNGGGAAHADEINAQVPDGRGGMKPCNTTGTSGTDGYTEHEFNWDVAQRVRDVLTARGFQVIMSRDSDTGVGPCVNDRGTLGNRVGAAAVVSIHADGAPAGAHGFHVAYSSPALNDAQSGPSVQLATTLRDTLAGSGFTPSTYVGSNGLNPRPDLAGLNFSERPTALVECGNMRDPRDAAILESPDGRARFAQAIADAVAAYLR; from the coding sequence GTGCGACACCGACACTGGAAGTCCATGACGGCCCTCTGCGGCGTCCTGCTGCTCGCGGGGTGCATGCAGAGCAAGGCCGCAGCACCGGTATCGGAGTCGCTCGCGCGCCCGGCCCTCGACCGGCCGGCCTCGGATTCCCCTGCCATCCCGCTGTTTCCGATCGCGGGCCGCACGGTGGTCATCGACCCCGGCCACAACGGCGGCGGCGCCGCCCACGCCGACGAGATCAACGCGCAGGTGCCCGACGGCCGCGGCGGCATGAAGCCCTGCAACACCACCGGCACCAGCGGCACCGACGGCTACACCGAGCACGAGTTCAATTGGGATGTGGCCCAGCGGGTCCGCGACGTGCTCACCGCGCGCGGCTTCCAGGTGATCATGAGCCGCGACAGCGACACCGGCGTCGGACCGTGCGTGAACGACCGCGGCACCCTCGGCAACCGGGTCGGGGCCGCGGCCGTGGTCTCCATCCACGCCGACGGCGCGCCCGCCGGGGCGCACGGGTTCCACGTGGCCTACTCCTCGCCCGCGCTCAACGACGCCCAGTCCGGGCCGTCGGTACAGCTCGCGACCACCCTGCGCGACACCCTGGCCGGGTCCGGCTTCACGCCGTCCACCTACGTCGGGTCCAACGGTCTGAACCCGCGCCCGGATCTGGCGGGGCTGAACTTCTCCGAGCGGCCCACCGCGCTCGTCGAATGCGGCAACATGCGAGATCCCCGCGACGCCGCGATCCTCGAATCACCCGACGGCCGCGCCCGATTCGCGCAGGCCATCGCGGACGCCGTCGCGGCGTACCTGCGCTAG
- a CDS encoding amino acid transporter — protein sequence MAKKPPKEHQHSWWKVMCLTGVDYFSTLGYQPGIAALAAGVLSPLATIVLVALTLLGALPVYRRVARESHDGGGSIAMFAKFLPNWWGKIFILVLLGFAATDFTITMTLSAADGAAHIVENPYVPGWLQDQNMTITLVLLALLAAVFLKGFSEAISIAVTLVGAYLALNLVVAAVGIAKVLQAPHLVTDWSHLLTAKHGNIFAMIGVALLVFPKLALGLSGFETGVAVMPQIKGNPADTKEYPRTRIIGTRKLLTTAALIMSGFLIVTSFITTILIPEKEFEEGGQANGRALAYLAHEYLGNAFGTVYDISTIAILWFAGASAMAGLLNLVPRYLPRFGMAPEWARQIRPLVLVFALIAFGITWYFDASVDAQGAAYATGVLVLITSAAMAVTISAWRKQQYSRVLGFGVVSLIFVYTTIDNIIEKPAGLHLAILFVLATLVVSFASRIRRAFELRAVEVIFDEKACAMIDQLAERGEIRIVTHDITDGRSPEEYAEKEADQRRESHIPDSEPILFLEVIVKDPSEFSTTLHVTEVDVDEYHILTVEAAAVPNCIASILIAIRDRTGECPHVYFEWTEGNPLTNLMRFMFFGEGEVAPVTREILRRAIPRRSQRPHVHVDS from the coding sequence ATGGCCAAGAAGCCGCCCAAGGAGCATCAGCACTCCTGGTGGAAGGTGATGTGCCTGACCGGTGTCGACTACTTCTCGACGCTGGGCTACCAGCCCGGTATCGCGGCGCTGGCCGCGGGCGTGCTGTCCCCGCTCGCGACGATCGTGCTGGTCGCGCTCACCCTGCTGGGCGCGCTGCCGGTCTACCGCCGGGTCGCGCGGGAGAGCCACGACGGCGGCGGGTCCATTGCCATGTTCGCCAAGTTCCTGCCCAACTGGTGGGGCAAGATCTTCATCCTGGTGCTGCTGGGCTTCGCCGCCACCGACTTCACCATCACCATGACGCTCTCGGCCGCCGACGGCGCGGCCCACATCGTCGAGAACCCGTATGTGCCCGGGTGGCTGCAGGACCAGAACATGACCATCACCCTGGTCCTGCTGGCGCTGCTGGCGGCGGTGTTCCTCAAGGGATTCAGTGAGGCGATCAGCATCGCGGTGACCCTGGTCGGCGCGTACCTGGCGCTGAATCTGGTGGTGGCCGCGGTCGGCATCGCCAAGGTGCTGCAGGCCCCGCACCTGGTGACCGACTGGTCGCATCTGCTGACGGCCAAACACGGCAACATCTTCGCCATGATCGGCGTCGCGCTGCTGGTCTTCCCCAAACTGGCGCTGGGCCTGTCCGGGTTCGAGACCGGTGTCGCGGTCATGCCGCAGATCAAGGGCAACCCGGCCGACACCAAGGAATATCCGCGCACCCGGATCATCGGCACCCGCAAGCTGCTGACCACCGCGGCGCTCATCATGAGCGGGTTCCTCATCGTCACCAGCTTCATCACCACCATCCTCATTCCGGAGAAGGAATTCGAGGAGGGCGGGCAGGCCAACGGACGCGCGCTGGCATACCTGGCGCACGAGTACCTGGGCAACGCGTTCGGCACCGTCTACGACATCAGCACCATCGCCATCCTGTGGTTCGCGGGCGCGTCGGCCATGGCGGGTCTGCTCAACCTGGTGCCGCGCTATCTGCCGCGTTTCGGCATGGCTCCGGAGTGGGCACGTCAGATCCGGCCGCTGGTGCTGGTTTTCGCACTGATCGCCTTCGGTATCACCTGGTACTTCGACGCCAGCGTGGACGCGCAGGGCGCGGCGTACGCGACCGGTGTGTTGGTGCTCATCACCTCCGCGGCCATGGCCGTGACCATTTCGGCCTGGCGTAAGCAGCAGTACTCGCGGGTGCTGGGCTTCGGCGTGGTGTCGCTGATCTTCGTCTACACCACCATCGACAACATCATCGAGAAGCCCGCCGGTTTGCATCTGGCCATCCTGTTCGTCCTGGCGACCCTGGTGGTGTCGTTCGCCTCGCGCATCCGCCGGGCCTTCGAGCTGCGCGCGGTCGAGGTGATCTTCGACGAGAAGGCCTGCGCGATGATCGACCAGCTGGCCGAGCGCGGCGAGATCCGCATCGTCACCCACGACATCACCGACGGGCGCTCGCCCGAGGAGTACGCGGAGAAGGAGGCCGACCAGCGCCGGGAGAGCCACATCCCCGACAGCGAGCCCATCCTCTTCCTCGAGGTCATCGTGAAAGACCCCTCGGAGTTCAGCACCACGCTGCACGTCACCGAGGTGGACGTGGACGAGTACCACATCCTCACCGTCGAGGCCGCGGCCGTGCCGAACTGCATCGCGTCCATCCTGATCGCCATCCGCGACCGGACCGGCGAATGCCCGCACGTGTATTTCGAATGGACCGAGGGCAATCCGCTGACCAACCTGATGCGCTTCATGTTCTTCGGCGAGGGCGAGGTCGCGCCGGTGACCCGCGAGATCCTGCGTCGGGCCATCCCGCGTCGCTCGCAGCGCCCGCACGTGCACGTCGACAGTTAG
- a CDS encoding metal-dependent hydrolase, whose translation MKLLPKLGRREVTEPGEVALHARNVRFDWSRTEPVWMKQEPIASHVLNALSMLLPEGERMFLVTFGEALELVKDEKLREAMIGFIGQESMHAESHHGALEEVLAAHGIDVEPYVQQAEFLFRKTLGPRELATTAAQQQQLVERLGVIAALEHFFAFLGDWVINADLEQFDADPQMLDLFRWHGAEEVEHRMVAHDVAEYFEVGYVRRGALMLIVFPIFIALLLRGTKFLVHADPTLPNHRYPMLVARIFAAMWRGSVPGIPSLLISALSTFKPGYSPEGVGSTAQAVAYLAQSPAARVMAS comes from the coding sequence ATGAAGCTACTTCCGAAGCTGGGCCGCCGAGAGGTGACCGAACCCGGAGAGGTAGCCCTGCATGCCCGCAATGTCCGGTTCGATTGGTCGCGGACCGAACCGGTCTGGATGAAGCAGGAACCGATCGCCTCGCACGTCCTCAATGCCCTGAGCATGCTGCTGCCCGAAGGCGAGCGCATGTTCCTGGTGACCTTCGGGGAAGCCCTCGAACTGGTCAAGGACGAGAAGCTGCGCGAAGCCATGATCGGGTTCATCGGCCAGGAATCCATGCATGCCGAGAGCCACCACGGCGCCCTCGAAGAGGTCCTCGCCGCGCACGGCATCGATGTCGAGCCGTACGTCCAGCAGGCCGAATTCCTGTTCCGCAAGACCCTCGGACCGCGCGAACTGGCGACCACGGCGGCGCAGCAGCAGCAACTCGTCGAGCGGCTCGGCGTGATCGCCGCGCTCGAGCACTTCTTCGCCTTCCTCGGCGACTGGGTGATCAACGCCGACCTCGAACAGTTCGACGCCGACCCGCAGATGCTGGACCTGTTCCGCTGGCACGGGGCCGAAGAGGTCGAGCACCGCATGGTCGCCCACGACGTGGCCGAGTACTTCGAGGTCGGTTACGTGCGCCGCGGCGCGCTCATGCTGATCGTGTTCCCGATCTTCATCGCGCTGCTGCTGCGCGGCACCAAGTTCCTGGTGCACGCCGACCCGACGCTGCCCAACCACCGCTATCCGATGCTGGTCGCGCGGATCTTCGCGGCCATGTGGCGCGGCTCGGTGCCCGGGATTCCGTCGCTGCTGATCAGCGCGCTGTCCACGTTCAAGCCGGGCTACAGCCCCGAAGGTGTCGGTTCGACCGCGCAGGCCGTGGCCTACCTGGCGCAGTCCCCGGCCGCGCGCGTGATGGCCTCGTGA
- a CDS encoding PDR/VanB family oxidoreductase — protein sequence MSAAIRPVPLAPPQDLFGKRRADRTTRVLDFIAENRLRWATFVNRHEPDVRVDAWRIPLVVVERRVEAHDTDVVSLLMTAPDGRALPEWRPGAHLDLELPSGKIRQYSLCGDPADRHAYRVAVRRIPDGNGGSLEVHDEVRVGTMITVRGPRNAFPFVLPGHGSSAARVHFVAGGIGITPILPMIRMADRLGIDWTMVYAGRSRDTIPFLSEVESFGSRVTVRTDDEHGIPTAADLLPGVGPDTSVYCCGPVVMTQVIADTVREMRGVELYSERFSPPPVVNGTAFQVELARTGEVLDVPADKSVLEEVLKARPDSSYSCRQGFCRTCVVRVRSGDIDHRDTVLTDAERAAGDMLICVSRCGGDRLVLDL from the coding sequence GTGAGCGCGGCGATCCGACCTGTTCCGCTAGCGCCGCCGCAGGACCTGTTCGGCAAGAGGCGTGCCGACCGGACCACCCGGGTGCTGGACTTCATCGCCGAAAACCGTTTGCGCTGGGCTACTTTCGTCAACCGGCACGAACCCGACGTGCGGGTCGACGCGTGGCGGATCCCGCTCGTGGTGGTCGAACGGCGCGTCGAGGCGCACGACACCGATGTGGTCAGCCTGCTGATGACCGCGCCCGACGGCCGCGCCCTGCCCGAATGGCGGCCCGGCGCGCACCTGGACCTGGAGCTGCCCTCGGGCAAGATCCGGCAGTACTCGCTGTGCGGTGATCCCGCCGACCGGCACGCGTATCGCGTTGCGGTGCGGCGCATTCCGGACGGCAACGGGGGATCGCTGGAGGTGCACGACGAGGTGCGCGTGGGCACCATGATCACCGTGCGCGGGCCGCGCAATGCCTTCCCGTTCGTGCTCCCCGGCCACGGATCCTCCGCCGCGCGAGTGCATTTCGTCGCCGGCGGCATCGGCATCACGCCGATCCTGCCGATGATCCGGATGGCCGACCGACTCGGCATCGACTGGACCATGGTGTACGCCGGGCGCTCCCGCGACACCATTCCGTTCCTGTCCGAGGTGGAATCGTTCGGGTCGCGGGTGACCGTGCGCACCGACGACGAGCACGGCATCCCGACCGCCGCGGACCTGCTGCCCGGCGTCGGACCCGACACCTCCGTCTACTGCTGCGGACCGGTCGTCATGACCCAGGTCATCGCCGACACCGTGCGCGAGATGCGCGGCGTGGAACTGTATTCCGAGCGGTTCTCGCCGCCGCCGGTGGTGAACGGCACCGCCTTCCAGGTGGAGCTGGCCCGTACCGGCGAGGTGCTGGACGTGCCCGCCGACAAGTCGGTTCTCGAGGAAGTGCTGAAGGCCCGTCCGGACAGTTCGTACTCGTGCCGTCAGGGCTTCTGCCGCACCTGCGTGGTGCGGGTGCGCTCCGGTGACATCGACCATCGCGACACCGTGCTCACCGACGCCGAACGCGCGGCCGGCGACATGCTCATCTGTGTATCCCGTTGCGGCGGGGACCGTTTGGTGCTGGACCTCTAG
- a CDS encoding SDR family oxidoreductase has product MVRSGEFDIAVYEYGEPSAAGTLKETVVLVHGWPDDNHLWDRVVPLLADRFHVVTYDTRGHGRSTRTDRTEDFRLEHFAADFFAVADAVSPDAPVHILAHDWGSVQMWEAVCEPHAAGRVASFTSVSGPNLDHLGAWVRSRMSQGKVWAPFTQLLSSLYTGLFMTPGVPRVVLKPLGTEKMWSRFVGLMNETSPENIKLGPEFRRDFFDGMRIYRANILQRLGDPRERRTEVPVQLVIARRDVAVRPAGYSDTKEYAPNLYRREVGGGHWLPFSHPELLATSTIELIDSLRTGDAPRTLRRAEVGAEQRPFDHQLLVITGGGSGIGRETALAFARKGAEVVLSDVNLDSAKETADLIAGIGGIAHAYQLDVSDADAVAEHANAVIATHGVPDILINNAGVGAAGDFFDTSAAEFNRVLNINLHGVINGCRAFGKAMADRGLGGSIVNLSSMAAYTPQRGFAAYSTSKSAVFMFSDCLRAELAGNGISVSTICPGIVHTNIVAATRFSGVSAEEEAAKQQRYDKLYAARRYGPEKVADQIVKAVENGRDVVPVTPEAWLQYRFNRFAPAVARFFAARVKLT; this is encoded by the coding sequence ATGGTGCGCAGCGGCGAATTCGACATCGCCGTCTACGAATACGGCGAGCCTTCCGCTGCTGGGACATTGAAAGAAACCGTTGTGCTGGTGCACGGCTGGCCCGACGACAACCACCTGTGGGATCGCGTGGTGCCGCTGCTGGCCGACCGCTTCCACGTGGTCACCTACGACACCCGCGGCCACGGGCGCTCCACCCGCACCGACCGCACCGAGGACTTCCGGCTCGAGCACTTCGCCGCCGACTTCTTCGCCGTCGCCGACGCGGTGAGTCCCGATGCGCCCGTGCACATCCTGGCCCACGACTGGGGTTCGGTGCAGATGTGGGAGGCCGTGTGCGAGCCGCATGCCGCCGGGCGGGTCGCGTCCTTCACCTCGGTGTCCGGACCCAACCTCGACCACCTGGGCGCCTGGGTGCGCTCGCGGATGTCGCAGGGCAAGGTGTGGGCGCCGTTCACCCAGCTGCTCTCCTCGCTCTACACCGGTCTGTTCATGACGCCGGGCGTGCCGCGGGTGGTGCTCAAGCCGCTGGGCACCGAGAAGATGTGGTCGCGGTTCGTCGGCCTGATGAACGAGACCTCCCCGGAGAACATCAAGCTGGGACCGGAATTCCGGCGCGACTTCTTCGACGGCATGCGCATCTACCGCGCCAATATCCTGCAGCGCCTGGGTGATCCGCGCGAACGCCGCACCGAGGTGCCGGTGCAGCTGGTCATCGCGCGCCGCGATGTGGCGGTGCGGCCCGCGGGCTACTCCGACACCAAGGAGTACGCGCCCAACCTGTACCGGCGCGAGGTCGGCGGTGGGCACTGGCTGCCGTTCTCCCACCCGGAACTGCTGGCCACCTCCACCATCGAGCTCATCGACTCGCTGCGCACCGGGGACGCGCCGCGCACCCTGCGCCGCGCCGAGGTCGGGGCCGAGCAGCGGCCCTTCGACCACCAGCTGCTGGTGATCACCGGCGGCGGCAGCGGCATCGGACGCGAGACCGCGCTCGCCTTCGCGCGCAAGGGCGCCGAAGTCGTGCTCTCCGATGTCAACCTGGACTCCGCCAAGGAGACCGCCGACCTCATCGCCGGCATCGGCGGCATCGCCCACGCCTACCAGCTCGACGTGTCCGACGCCGACGCCGTCGCCGAACACGCGAACGCCGTCATCGCCACCCACGGCGTGCCCGACATCCTGATCAACAACGCCGGCGTCGGCGCGGCAGGCGACTTCTTCGACACCTCCGCGGCCGAATTCAACCGGGTACTGAACATCAACCTGCACGGCGTCATCAACGGCTGCCGCGCCTTCGGCAAGGCCATGGCCGACCGCGGACTCGGCGGCAGCATCGTCAACCTCTCCTCCATGGCCGCCTACACCCCGCAGCGCGGCTTCGCCGCCTACTCCACCTCCAAGTCCGCGGTCTTCATGTTCTCCGACTGCCTGCGCGCCGAACTGGCCGGCAACGGCATCAGCGTTTCGACCATCTGCCCCGGCATCGTGCACACCAATATCGTTGCCGCCACCCGCTTCTCGGGCGTCTCCGCCGAGGAAGAAGCCGCCAAGCAGCAGCGCTACGACAAGCTCTACGCCGCCCGCCGCTACGGCCCCGAGAAGGTCGCCGACCAGATCGTCAAGGCCGTCGAGAACGGACGCGACGTGGTGCCGGTGACGCCGGAAGCCTGGCTCCAGTACCGCTTCAACCGTTTCGCGCCGGCCGTCGCCCGCTTCTTCGCGGCGCGGGTCAAGCTGACGTAG
- a CDS encoding lipase family protein: MRAAEGFAPLGLSGTDTPVAAAGYSGGSFATDWTAQVQPAYAPELRLVGVASGGGSAPIGRYLESLDSGPFSGFLPSLLPGMMRADPRLAAAFDKYLTPAGQALMAAGDSKCMTPNVSQHAFLRMDDYLTIPFSQLFAQVQASLADLDVGAVAPTAPLYIYHAVNDEAVHIAEVDQAVARWCASGAQITYTRDQLSEHLSLEFGAAAAVLRWIDDRLAGQAAPDGCSTRTVPSMSLGGA; encoded by the coding sequence GTGCGCGCCGCTGAGGGTTTCGCGCCGCTCGGCCTGTCCGGCACCGATACTCCGGTTGCCGCGGCGGGCTACTCCGGCGGATCGTTCGCGACCGATTGGACCGCGCAGGTTCAACCGGCCTACGCCCCTGAACTACGACTGGTCGGTGTTGCCTCGGGTGGCGGGTCAGCGCCGATCGGCCGCTACCTGGAGTCGCTGGATTCCGGTCCGTTCTCCGGTTTCCTGCCGTCGCTGCTGCCGGGCATGATGCGCGCCGATCCACGTCTGGCGGCGGCGTTCGACAAGTATCTGACGCCTGCCGGGCAAGCTCTGATGGCTGCGGGTGACAGCAAATGCATGACGCCGAACGTGTCTCAGCATGCGTTCCTGCGCATGGACGACTACCTGACGATCCCTTTCTCGCAACTGTTCGCGCAGGTACAGGCGTCGCTTGCCGACCTGGACGTCGGCGCCGTGGCACCGACCGCGCCGCTGTACATCTATCACGCCGTGAACGACGAGGCCGTCCACATCGCGGAGGTCGACCAGGCAGTGGCACGGTGGTGCGCGTCCGGGGCGCAGATCACGTATACGCGGGACCAATTGAGCGAACACCTCAGTCTCGAATTCGGTGCGGCCGCTGCGGTCCTGCGTTGGATCGATGACCGGCTGGCGGGGCAGGCCGCGCCGGACGGTTGCTCGACGCGCACGGTGCCGTCCATGTCGCTCGGTGGTGCGTAG